The following DNA comes from Candidatus Nanosynbacter sp. TM7-074.
CAAATCACGCATTCGTTCAGCAAAGTTCTCAGCTGAAACATTACGCGCACCTGGACGCGCCGCCGAAGCTGCATCACAAACCCGCACAATAATCGCTTCTGGCGTAGTTGCCTCGATGTCATCATGATGAGCCTCAATTGCATGTACAATTCTCTCGTCCATGCCGTATTTACGCGCCAATTCCGCACCAATATGATGATGCTTGCCCTCAATTTTATGAGTCACTGCCTTACCAACGTCATGTAATAGTGTAGCAATTTTTGTAATACGCACATCAGCGCCAATTTCCTCAGCAATCATACCAGCAATTTGCGCCATCTCTGTTGAGTGTTTCAGGACGTTCTGACCAAAGCTAGTACGAAACTTCAGTTCACCAAGCAGTAGCAACATTTCCTTTGGAATACCGACCACGCCAGTCTCGCGCATAGCATCTTCACCAGCCTGTCTAACCTCTTTATCAATTTGCTTTTTAGCCTTAGCGACAACTTCCTCAATGCGCGCTGGATGAATGCGCCCGTCCTTCATCAACATCTCCAAGCTCAAACGAGCCACCTGTCGACGAACTGGATCAAAGCTCGACAGCACTATCATACCCGGTGTATCATCCACTAAAATATCAACACCAGTTTCACGCTGCAGCGCCTGAATATTGCGACCTTCCTTGCCGATGATTCGACCTTTCATCTCATCATCAGTCAATTTAACCGCAGTAACTGTGCGCTCGGCTGTTACCTCGCTACTCATCCGCTCCATTGCCGTCACCAAAATCATCTGCGCCCGTTCTTCGGCGTCATCCATTGCATCATGTTGCAATTTTGACACCAAACCAGCCAAATCCTGCTTAATATCACGCTCGGTCATCTGCATCAGTTTGTCGGCTGCGTCTTTCTTTTTCAGTCCAGCAATTTTCTCAAGCTTCTCCTGCTGACGCGTACGGATATCACGAATCTCATTTTTAAGGTTATCAACCTCATCTTCATGGGTACGCAGCTTCTCCGCTCGCCGATCCAGCTCATCCAACTTATTATCAAGTGCTCTCTCGCGATCCGCCAAACGATTCTCGGTTTTTTGCCACTCCTTACGGCGCTCATTCTCAATTTTCAGCGC
Coding sequences within:
- the rny gene encoding ribonuclease Y, with amino-acid sequence MIEMIIAAIVGAGVGVGGFVGYQRTRQINGKNQIERDLADAKTKASDIVLKAKDEALKIENERRKEWQKTENRLADRERALDNKLDELDRRAEKLRTHEDEVDNLKNEIRDIRTRQQEKLEKIAGLKKKDAADKLMQMTERDIKQDLAGLVSKLQHDAMDDAEERAQMILVTAMERMSSEVTAERTVTAVKLTDDEMKGRIIGKEGRNIQALQRETGVDILVDDTPGMIVLSSFDPVRRQVARLSLEMLMKDGRIHPARIEEVVAKAKKQIDKEVRQAGEDAMRETGVVGIPKEMLLLLGELKFRTSFGQNVLKHSTEMAQIAGMIAEEIGADVRITKIATLLHDVGKAVTHKIEGKHHHIGAELARKYGMDERIVHAIEAHHDDIEATTPEAIIVRVCDAASAARPGARNVSAENFAERMRDLENVATSFEGIDKAYAISAGREVRVIVKPQTIDDLSAIKLARDIATKIESTMQYPGTIKVNVIRETRAIEFAK